A genomic window from Aquabacterium sp. OR-4 includes:
- a CDS encoding replicative DNA helicase: MAELRVPPHSLEAEQSVLGALLLDDMAFDKAAAVLNAAAFYRYEHQLIWDAITSLVMASKPADVITVFEALQRTGRADDAGGLAYLNDLAQSVASATNVRGYADIVAERARARRVIALADEMAGAVWRGDDALVAIDSAMVALLALSQGRGENDPRPLDDLLPVWVEELQAREAGELDAIPTGLGDVDELLAGGLRRGELMVIGSRPSMGKTALCHMLARNMARTAPVLVLSMEDSLQMLVSRQVAAAGLVNLADLRNPARARGPLWDGVTRGLDALRGLPIHVDDQPALSLETVRRKAQGVAARQGDLGVMIVDYLQLMEGKGNDESRAYELNRIARGLKRLAKELRCAVVLLSQLSRKADEGGGPPRIDHLAESGGIEQAADIIGLLWRAGRARPTPENKHHAQLELAKNKNGPCDTVQLWFDGATQRMEGAGHA, encoded by the coding sequence ATGGCTGAGCTGCGCGTCCCCCCCCACAGCCTCGAGGCCGAGCAGAGCGTGCTGGGCGCGCTGCTGCTGGATGACATGGCTTTCGACAAGGCGGCGGCCGTGCTCAACGCGGCGGCGTTCTACCGGTACGAGCATCAGCTGATCTGGGACGCCATAACGTCGCTGGTGATGGCCAGCAAGCCGGCCGACGTGATCACGGTCTTCGAGGCGCTGCAGCGCACGGGTCGGGCCGATGATGCGGGTGGCCTGGCCTACCTGAACGATCTGGCGCAGAGCGTCGCCAGCGCAACGAACGTGCGCGGCTACGCTGACATCGTGGCTGAGCGTGCGCGTGCGCGGCGCGTGATCGCGCTGGCCGATGAGATGGCGGGCGCGGTGTGGCGTGGCGATGATGCGCTGGTGGCCATCGACTCAGCCATGGTGGCGCTGCTGGCGCTCAGCCAGGGGCGCGGCGAGAACGACCCGCGACCGCTGGATGACCTGCTGCCGGTGTGGGTAGAGGAGTTGCAAGCGCGCGAGGCTGGCGAGCTCGATGCCATCCCGACTGGCCTGGGCGATGTAGACGAACTGCTGGCCGGCGGGCTGCGCCGCGGTGAGCTGATGGTGATCGGCAGCCGGCCCAGCATGGGCAAGACGGCGCTGTGTCACATGCTGGCGCGCAACATGGCGCGCACCGCGCCGGTGCTGGTGCTGAGCATGGAGGACAGCTTGCAGATGCTGGTGAGCCGGCAGGTGGCAGCCGCCGGTCTGGTGAACCTGGCCGATCTGCGCAACCCGGCGCGCGCGCGCGGCCCGCTGTGGGATGGCGTGACGCGTGGCCTGGACGCGCTGCGCGGCCTGCCGATCCACGTGGATGACCAGCCAGCGCTGAGCTTGGAGACGGTGCGGCGCAAGGCCCAGGGGGTGGCTGCACGCCAGGGCGACCTGGGCGTGATGATCGTGGACTACCTGCAGCTGATGGAAGGCAAGGGCAACGACGAAAGCAGGGCCTACGAGCTGAACCGCATCGCACGCGGCCTGAAGCGCCTGGCCAAAGAACTTCGGTGCGCGGTGGTGCTGCTGAGCCAGCTGAGCCGCAAGGCCGACGAAGGCGGAGGCCCGCCACGCATCGACCATCTGGCCGAGAGCGGCGGCATTGAGCAGGCGGCTGACATCATCGGCCTGCTGTGGCGCGCGGGCCGGGCCAGGCCCACACCCGAGAACAAGCACCACGCTCAGCTCGAGCTCGCCAAGAACAAGAATGGCCCGTGCGACACGGTACAGCTGTGGTTCGATGGTGCCACCCAGCGCATGGAGGGCGCGGGCCATGCGTGA
- a CDS encoding helix-turn-helix domain-containing protein, which translates to MQKQTALRLLGGSPALVAREVGVSVQAVNQWPDPLPARIADRVLAALARKHLPTNILAELESMVDQQSTGGGAAGASTPHAIGTPGAQLEVVRDAA; encoded by the coding sequence GTGCAAAAGCAGACCGCCCTTCGCTTACTTGGTGGCTCGCCCGCCCTTGTGGCGCGTGAAGTCGGTGTTTCGGTTCAGGCCGTAAACCAGTGGCCTGACCCGTTGCCCGCTCGGATCGCAGACCGGGTGTTGGCGGCGCTGGCGCGCAAACACCTGCCCACCAACATTCTGGCCGAACTCGAAAGCATGGTTGATCAGCAATCGACCGGAGGCGGCGCAGCAGGCGCCAGCACTCCCCACGCTATCGGCACCCCGGGTGCCCAACTTGAGGTGGTGCGCGATGCGGCGTGA